From Gimesia panareensis, the proteins below share one genomic window:
- a CDS encoding sialidase family protein — MRALSTGCFVLLTAIPLLSASLCLSAEPETKSDPALVASPVNTNPGPEYADNTRMFQGIPGMERAANGRLWALWYAGGTGEGELNYVVLVTSGNDGKTWSGPKVVIDPPGPVRAYDPTLWRDPSRRLWLFWAQSYRWWDGRSGVWAITTDDADKENPTWSAPRRLCNGIMMNKPTVLSNGDWLLPVAVWKQPAKASIEHRFDLPEERGGNIVISRDQGKTFELLGQTDVPHRTFDEHMIVERKDGSLWTLVRTSYGIGESISTDGGKTWSAGKESSIPHINARFFIRRLKSGGLLLVRHNPQNRKTRSDLTAYISKDDGKTWEGGLLLDERPGVSYPDGVQSEDGTIYIIYDYSRTGDKKILMTTFTEADVLAGKPVSGKVRQRVLINQATGKKLEKK, encoded by the coding sequence TTGCGCGCTCTGTCTACTGGCTGTTTCGTTCTGCTGACTGCAATTCCTCTCCTCTCTGCATCACTCTGCCTGAGTGCAGAACCAGAGACCAAATCTGATCCGGCCCTGGTTGCTTCCCCTGTGAATACCAATCCCGGTCCGGAATATGCTGACAATACGCGTATGTTCCAGGGGATCCCGGGAATGGAACGGGCTGCTAACGGACGGCTCTGGGCGCTCTGGTATGCGGGAGGAACCGGCGAAGGCGAATTGAACTACGTTGTGCTGGTCACGAGCGGCAACGATGGCAAAACCTGGTCAGGGCCGAAAGTCGTCATCGATCCTCCGGGTCCGGTGCGGGCTTACGACCCGACACTGTGGCGTGATCCTTCCAGACGCCTCTGGCTGTTCTGGGCACAATCATATCGCTGGTGGGACGGGCGCAGTGGTGTCTGGGCAATTACCACCGATGATGCGGACAAAGAGAATCCGACCTGGAGTGCTCCCCGCCGGCTGTGCAACGGGATCATGATGAATAAACCGACGGTGCTCTCCAATGGCGACTGGCTGCTCCCCGTTGCGGTCTGGAAACAGCCTGCCAAAGCATCGATCGAACACCGCTTCGACTTACCCGAGGAACGGGGCGGCAATATTGTCATCTCCCGTGACCAGGGGAAAACCTTTGAACTGCTGGGACAGACCGATGTTCCCCATCGTACCTTCGATGAACACATGATTGTCGAACGCAAAGACGGCAGCTTGTGGACACTGGTCCGCACCAGCTACGGGATCGGCGAGTCGATCTCTACGGACGGTGGTAAGACCTGGTCTGCCGGGAAAGAATCTTCCATCCCGCACATCAATGCCCGCTTCTTCATCCGCAGACTGAAGTCGGGCGGCCTGCTGCTGGTGCGTCACAATCCCCAAAACCGCAAGACCCGCAGCGACCTGACCGCTTACATTTCCAAAGATGATGGTAAGACCTGGGAAGGGGGACTGCTGCTGGATGAACGGCCTGGGGTCTCCTATCCGGACGGCGTCCAGAGTGAGGACGGGACGATCTACATCATCTACGATTACTCACGGACCGGCGATAAAAAAATCCTGATGACGACCTTCACGGAGGCGGATGTCCTGGCAGGTAAGCCGGTCTCCGGTAAAGTTCGGCAGCGGGTCCTGATCAACCAGGCCACGGGGAAGAAGCTTGAGAAAAAGTAA
- a CDS encoding M81 family metallopeptidase, which produces MRIATGGVLHETSTYSALHTTLDDFINDRGLFRGQEIMDTFPGANVCIGGFIDGAKRHGFELIPLLWTFAFPSGLIERKTYDDLLAEFLERLKAAEDEGGPVDGVLLDLHGAMVIDGIEDGDGHFIAKVREYLGDDRPILVTPDMHGNHSPLRVEQATAILGYDTYPHIDMNERGQEAADLIVRIINGEVKPVMTLRKIPLFWSTACQVTAHMPMKEVMDYAHEIETRPGILSVTVSTGFPWADIPEVGPSIIVVADNDQALADKTADEFSTWIWERRRRWYKLPFSVTDAIKEGQEIGKYPIILADHADNTGGGTAGDSTEILQTFLDMKLDKALILYIVDPEVVALAHEAGVGGMIETEVGGKSDPIQGPPVKMKAEVKALSQGEFKYDGPMYAGLTGNMGPSAWIQQDGVNVVVVTAREQPFGPAFSKTLGIDCESMNYIAVKSSAHFRASFEPFAGSIFNVEARAIHTHDFAKLNHQRRKQDFYPVEIPYDSAPEI; this is translated from the coding sequence ATGCGAATCGCGACCGGCGGCGTGCTTCATGAAACCAGTACCTATTCTGCACTACACACCACCCTGGATGATTTCATCAACGACCGCGGACTCTTTCGTGGTCAGGAGATCATGGACACGTTTCCCGGCGCGAACGTCTGTATCGGCGGCTTTATCGACGGAGCAAAACGGCACGGTTTTGAACTGATTCCCCTGCTGTGGACCTTCGCGTTTCCCAGTGGTCTGATTGAACGCAAGACCTACGATGATCTGTTGGCCGAATTTCTGGAACGGCTGAAAGCAGCGGAAGACGAAGGGGGTCCGGTCGACGGCGTGCTGCTCGACCTGCACGGCGCAATGGTGATCGACGGCATCGAAGACGGAGATGGCCACTTCATCGCTAAGGTGCGGGAATACCTGGGAGACGATCGGCCGATCCTGGTCACGCCGGATATGCACGGCAATCACTCTCCGCTCCGCGTGGAACAGGCAACCGCAATTCTGGGCTACGATACTTATCCCCATATTGACATGAATGAACGGGGGCAGGAAGCCGCTGACCTGATCGTGCGGATCATCAACGGCGAAGTCAAACCAGTGATGACGCTCAGAAAGATCCCCCTCTTCTGGAGCACGGCCTGCCAGGTGACCGCGCATATGCCGATGAAAGAGGTCATGGATTACGCACACGAAATCGAAACCCGTCCCGGAATCTTGAGCGTCACCGTCTCGACCGGATTCCCCTGGGCGGACATTCCTGAGGTAGGACCCTCGATTATTGTTGTGGCAGACAACGATCAGGCACTGGCAGACAAGACGGCAGATGAATTCAGCACCTGGATCTGGGAACGCCGGCGCCGCTGGTACAAACTCCCCTTCTCAGTCACAGATGCGATCAAAGAGGGACAGGAAATCGGTAAGTACCCGATCATCCTGGCCGACCATGCCGACAACACCGGAGGCGGAACCGCCGGGGATTCCACCGAGATCCTGCAGACTTTTCTGGATATGAAACTGGACAAGGCACTGATTCTGTATATCGTTGATCCCGAGGTAGTCGCGCTGGCACACGAGGCCGGCGTGGGCGGAATGATTGAAACAGAAGTCGGCGGGAAATCGGATCCGATTCAGGGTCCACCGGTCAAGATGAAGGCAGAAGTCAAAGCGCTGTCACAGGGGGAATTCAAATACGACGGTCCGATGTACGCCGGTCTGACAGGCAATATGGGTCCCTCGGCCTGGATTCAGCAGGACGGTGTGAATGTGGTTGTCGTGACGGCCCGCGAGCAACCATTCGGACCGGCCTTCTCCAAAACACTGGGGATTGACTGCGAGTCGATGAATTACATTGCGGTGAAATCGTCGGCCCACTTCCGGGCCAGTTTTGAACCGTTTGCCGGCTCGATCTTTAACGTCGAAGCCCGCGCGATTCATACCCACGATTTTGCGAAGCTGAATCACCAGCGGAGAAAGCAGGATTTCTATCCGGTGGAAATTCCTTACGACAGTGCTCCGGAGATTTAA
- a CDS encoding ATP-binding cassette domain-containing protein, whose product MSLLSLSEVSFTWSGPPLLDGINLEINAGERIGLLGRNGAGKSTLMKIIAGELEPDHGDIKRDKDLRVARLVQEVPAGGAHQIHEFVAEAAAPFFEHDWEVDHAVDQILARMGLSGEEIFESLSSGMKRRVLLARAIVQSPDILLLDEPTNHLDIPAIKWLEQFLQSYEGTLLFVTHDRMFLQALATRIIEIDRGHMYDWTCDYETFLKRKEAFLEAEEKQNALFDKKLAEEETWIRQGIKARRTRNEGRVRALKKMREERKQRRTQVGNVNLQVASADRSGQLVIEAKDVSFSYGDEPVIQNFSTLITRGDKIGIIGRNGAGKTTLLKLMLGQLKPDTGTIRTGTNLEILYFDQLREQIEEEKTVIENVGEGQETLTIDGKPRNIYGYLQDFLFTPERARRPARFLSGGERNRLLLAKLFKRPANLFVLDEPTNDLDAETLELLEELICNHPATLLLVSHDRAFLNNVVTATLVIDEEGNVKEYAGGYDDYLRQSENSRAVESQKTEVKPTAEPKQEKPKAKAKLSYKEERELEQIPQQIEELEQEQVELQSAMSSPDFFKQNSDIITEATARLETIQSELERLLERWEDLESRVQ is encoded by the coding sequence ATGTCGCTGTTAAGCTTGAGTGAAGTCTCCTTTACCTGGAGTGGCCCGCCGCTGTTGGACGGCATCAACCTGGAAATCAATGCGGGGGAACGCATCGGACTTTTGGGGCGGAACGGAGCCGGTAAATCGACGCTGATGAAAATCATCGCAGGTGAACTCGAACCGGATCACGGCGACATCAAACGCGATAAGGATCTGCGGGTTGCCCGCCTGGTTCAGGAAGTCCCCGCCGGCGGAGCACACCAGATTCACGAATTTGTGGCTGAAGCAGCCGCTCCCTTCTTTGAACACGATTGGGAAGTAGATCACGCGGTCGATCAGATTCTCGCACGCATGGGACTCTCGGGAGAGGAAATCTTCGAATCGCTCTCCTCCGGGATGAAACGCCGCGTGTTGCTCGCCCGGGCGATCGTGCAGTCGCCGGACATCCTGCTGCTGGACGAACCGACGAACCATCTGGACATCCCCGCGATCAAGTGGCTGGAGCAGTTTCTGCAGTCTTACGAAGGAACGCTGTTGTTTGTGACGCACGACCGTATGTTTCTGCAGGCACTGGCGACGCGGATCATCGAAATCGATCGCGGTCATATGTACGACTGGACCTGCGACTACGAAACGTTTCTCAAGCGCAAGGAAGCATTTCTCGAAGCGGAGGAAAAACAGAATGCCCTGTTTGATAAAAAACTGGCTGAGGAAGAAACCTGGATCCGCCAGGGAATCAAAGCCCGCCGGACCCGCAATGAAGGACGAGTGCGGGCCCTGAAAAAAATGCGGGAGGAACGCAAGCAGCGTCGGACCCAGGTGGGCAATGTGAACCTGCAGGTCGCCAGTGCCGACCGTTCGGGACAGCTGGTGATCGAAGCCAAGGACGTCTCGTTCTCTTATGGCGATGAACCGGTGATACAGAACTTTTCCACGCTGATTACCCGCGGCGACAAAATCGGGATCATCGGCCGCAACGGGGCCGGCAAAACGACCCTGTTGAAACTGATGCTGGGTCAGCTTAAGCCAGACACAGGTACCATTCGCACGGGAACCAATCTGGAGATTCTGTACTTCGATCAGCTCCGCGAACAGATCGAAGAAGAGAAAACCGTGATCGAAAATGTCGGTGAGGGACAGGAAACTCTCACCATCGACGGCAAACCCCGTAACATTTACGGCTATCTGCAGGATTTTCTCTTCACGCCGGAACGGGCCCGCCGACCGGCCCGCTTCCTTTCGGGAGGAGAACGCAACCGGCTGCTGCTTGCCAAACTGTTTAAACGTCCCGCCAACCTGTTCGTACTCGACGAACCGACGAACGATCTGGACGCGGAAACACTGGAACTGCTCGAAGAACTGATCTGTAATCACCCCGCGACACTCCTGCTGGTCAGCCACGACCGGGCCTTCCTGAATAACGTGGTCACGGCAACCCTGGTGATCGATGAGGAAGGGAACGTCAAAGAATATGCAGGCGGCTACGATGATTATCTGAGACAATCCGAAAACAGCCGTGCCGTCGAGAGTCAGAAAACGGAAGTGAAACCGACAGCAGAGCCGAAACAGGAAAAACCGAAGGCGAAGGCCAAACTCAGCTATAAAGAAGAGCGGGAACTGGAGCAGATTCCGCAACAGATCGAGGAACTGGAGCAGGAGCAGGTAGAGCTGCAGTCTGCGATGTCGTCTCCTGACTTCTTTAAACAGAACAGCGATATCATCACTGAAGCCACAGCCCGTCTGGAAACGATCCAAAGTGAACTGGAACGACTGCTGGAACGCTGGGAAGATCTGGAGTCCCGGGTTCAATAA
- a CDS encoding FAD-dependent oxidoreductase codes for MKIAIAGCGIAGTAAASLLAAQGHEVTLFEQAVHCGPVGAGILIQPIGQRVLQQLGIYDAIATQSARLNAIEAIRESGKRLIRLEYQRLDPHLFGLGVHRGRLFAALLDLAKQAGAQIREGARVIGYQVQNTGVMLQLENGEYSERFDFIIATDGSRSVLRTAAGIMQKGVEYEYGALWATGNCSAIRDHLLQMVSGTRKLVGMLPIGQGECSFFWGLTASQFARYQQQGFESWKQEVLKLCPQAEELLNATHGFQDYTFTTYRSVAMRRWHAERIIFLGDAAHPTSPHLGQGANLALEDVWVFAECLQQTADFEAACRKYELLRKNKLRFYQRITGWLSPFFQSSGVIKGWGRDLCLPVMSQTPLLREQMLKTLCGFKTGWLHSRLPEQK; via the coding sequence ATGAAAATAGCCATCGCGGGTTGCGGAATTGCGGGAACAGCAGCAGCATCTCTCCTGGCGGCACAGGGACACGAGGTGACGCTTTTCGAGCAGGCGGTTCACTGTGGTCCTGTCGGGGCGGGGATCCTGATCCAGCCCATAGGACAACGAGTGCTCCAGCAACTGGGGATCTATGACGCGATCGCTACACAGTCCGCGCGGCTCAATGCCATCGAAGCGATACGGGAGTCGGGAAAACGTCTGATCCGACTGGAATATCAGCGGCTCGATCCGCATCTGTTCGGACTGGGAGTGCACCGGGGACGTCTGTTTGCAGCGCTGCTGGATCTGGCAAAACAGGCGGGCGCACAGATCAGAGAGGGCGCGCGCGTGATCGGTTACCAGGTGCAGAATACAGGTGTGATGCTGCAGTTGGAAAACGGAGAATACAGTGAGCGATTCGATTTTATCATCGCCACCGATGGCTCCCGATCAGTTTTGCGGACTGCTGCCGGAATCATGCAGAAGGGTGTGGAATACGAATATGGTGCCCTGTGGGCCACGGGGAATTGCAGTGCCATCCGCGATCATCTCCTGCAGATGGTCTCAGGCACCCGGAAACTCGTCGGGATGTTACCCATTGGTCAGGGCGAATGCAGTTTTTTCTGGGGACTGACTGCGTCCCAGTTTGCGCGATATCAGCAGCAGGGATTCGAATCGTGGAAACAGGAAGTCCTCAAACTGTGCCCTCAGGCGGAAGAGCTGCTCAATGCCACGCATGGTTTTCAGGATTATACCTTTACCACCTACCGCAGTGTCGCGATGCGCCGCTGGCATGCAGAGCGGATCATTTTTCTGGGAGACGCCGCGCATCCGACCAGCCCACACCTGGGACAGGGGGCGAATCTGGCGCTGGAAGATGTCTGGGTTTTTGCTGAATGTCTGCAACAGACAGCCGATTTTGAGGCAGCCTGTCGCAAGTATGAGTTGCTCCGCAAGAATAAGCTGCGGTTTTATCAGCGAATCACGGGCTGGCTCTCCCCTTTCTTTCAATCGTCCGGCGTCATCAAGGGCTGGGGACGCGATCTCTGTCTGCCTGTCATGAGTCAGACTCCGCTTCTGCGGGAGCAGATGCTCAAAACCCTTTGTGGCTTTAAGACCGGTTGGCTGCACAGCAGGCTGCCAGAGCAGAAATAA
- a CDS encoding translation initiation factor produces the protein MRLFEGTPFDRPPRCEKCDQLEEECVCPPEPPLRIPPEQQTARLSIEKRKKGKRVTVVRGLPEEGNDLPELLKHLKDRCGAGGALKGEELEIQGEQLDRVRETLKEIGFKVKG, from the coding sequence ATGCGATTGTTTGAAGGAACGCCCTTTGATCGACCTCCCCGCTGTGAAAAATGCGATCAGCTGGAAGAGGAATGTGTCTGCCCGCCCGAGCCTCCCCTGCGGATTCCTCCCGAACAGCAGACAGCACGTCTGTCGATCGAAAAACGCAAGAAAGGCAAACGCGTGACCGTGGTTCGCGGCCTCCCTGAAGAGGGCAATGACTTGCCCGAACTGTTAAAACATCTCAAAGACCGTTGCGGTGCCGGCGGCGCACTCAAAGGCGAGGAGCTGGAAATTCAGGGCGAGCAGCTGGACCGGGTCCGTGAAACACTCAAAGAAATCGGCTTTAAAGTCAAAGGCTGA